The genomic interval CGGTGGTCACCGCGTCCGCCGACAGGCTCTTCAGGCTCTGGCCGAGGCTGATCAGTTCGCTGAGGGAGTCGAGGCCGGTGTCGGTGGTGAGGCTGTCGGTGACCGCGTCGGTGACCTCGTAGAGCTTGGTGGGGTCGGTGAGGAGGTCGTGGGTGGAGATCTGGGTCAACAGGGCCTTCACCAGCATCTGTTGGAGGCCTATTCGGCCGAGGTCGCTGCCGTCGCCTATGCCGTGCCGGGTTCGGGCGAGGGCCAGGGCCTGCTTGCCGTTGAGGTGATGGGTGCCCTTCTTGAGGTGCAGGTGGCTGTCGTCGTCGTCGATGTCCTGCGTCGTGGTGACCGTGACGCCGCCGAGCGCGTTGACCAGCTTCGCGAAGCCCGCGAAGTCGATCTCTATGTAGTGGTCCATGCGGACGCCGGTGATCGACTCGACCGTCTTGACCGCGCACACCGGCCCGCCCACCGAGTACGCGGTGTTGAACATCGCGTTGTACGCCACCGACGTGGAACCGCCCGACGACAGCGGGCACGACGGCCGGGTGACGAGCGTGTCGCGCGGGATGCTGACGATCGTGGCCTTCTTACGGCCCGCGTCGATGTGCACGACCATCGCCGTGTCGGAGCGGGCGCCGGAGCTGTCGCCGCCGCCGAGTGCCTTGTTCTCCTTGCCGCTGCGCGAGTCGGAGCCGAGGACCAGGATGTTCAGGGAGCCGGTCGGCACGGGGACGGCGGACGCGGATGCCGCGGCGGACGGTGTGGTCACCGCCTTCGCGGGGCGGTCGGTGCCGAGCGCGCTGTCGATGTCGACGCTCTTGATGTTGCTGTTGAGGTGCCAGTAGGCCCAGCCGGCCGTGGCGACACCCAGGACGAGGGCGCCGGCCAGAGTGAGGCCGGCGATCTTCAGCACTCTCGATCGCCGGCCCACGCGTCTGTCCTCGTCAACGTTCTCTGTGTCCGTCACGGTGAGGAACGTAAGTCCGAATTATTAGGAGAAAGTTAGGGGAGACGTCCCGAGACGGTTTTCTACGGAAAATCTCACGGTTCTCAGCCCCGCTTCACTCCCCCGAAGCCCCCCGTGCGCCTCCCCCGCCTCCCTCAGCCCAGGGTCACCACCGGCACCGGATTGCTCCCGCTCCACGACGCGTTGAAGCCGAACGTCACCGAACCGCCGTCCGGGACAGTCCCGTTGTAGCTCGCGTTCGCACAACTCACCGCCGTGCCCGACTGGGTACAGGTCGCGTTCCAGGCCTGCGTGATCTGCTGGCCCGCGCCGTACGTCCAGGTCGCCTTCCAGGACGACAGCGAGGCCCCGGAACAGGCGATCGTCACCTGCCCGGTGAACCCGGTGTTCCACTGACTGCCCACGCTGTACGTCGCCGAGCACGCACCGGTCGGCGGCGGGGTCGTGGTCGTACCGCCGAGCGCCTCAGAGAGGCCGTAGTACGCCGGTTTCGGCGCATAGTTGGCGTCGTACGGTGTCGCCGCCCCGTAGCCGGGGAACGTGCTGTCGACCCAGGAGTCGGAGTCGGTGAAGCCCCAGACGGTGACGTTCACGCAGCGTGTCACCGCCACGCAGGCGGCCATGACGCTCTTGAAGTCGGCCTTCTGCTGGGCGAGTTTGGTGGCGTCCGCGGGAAGCGCCATCCGTACGTCCAGCTCGGTGATCGCCACGTCCACGCCCAGGTCGGCGAAGCGCTGGATGTTCTGCTGGAGCGTGCTCGGGACCTGGCCGAGGATGAGGTGGGCCTGGAGGCCGACCCCGTCGATCGGAACGCCCGCCGTCTTCAGGGACTTGACCAGGTTGTAGAGGGCGGTGGACTTCGCGTTGACGCCCTCGACGTTGTAGTCGTTGATGTAGAGCTTGGCCGCCGGGTCCGCCGCGTGGGCCCAAGTCAGCGCCTGCGCGATGTAGTTGGCGCCGAGGCCGTTGTACCAGAGGGTCGAGCGGTAGGTGCCGTCCTCGTTGAAGGGTTCGTTCACCACGTCCCAGGCGGTGATCTCGCCCTTGTAGCGGCCGACTTCGGTACTGATGTGGTTCTGGAGCAGGCTGCTCAACTGGGCCGACGTCCAGGTGCCGTTGGTCAGCCAGCTCGGGTTCTGACTGTGCCAGACCAGGGTGTGGCCGCGCACCTGCTGGTTGTGGGCCTGCGCGAAGGCGACGATCTGGTCCGCCTCCGACCAGTTGAAGCTGCCCCGCGTCGGCTCGACCGTCTCCCACTTCATGGCGTTGCCGGGGGTGAGCGAGCTGAACTGACCGCCCGCGATGTCGCCGTACGTGCCGGTGAGCTTGGAGCCGGTGACCGCGGTGCCGATGACTTTGCCCTTCGCGGCGGCGAGGTCGCGCAGCGGGGTGTCGGCGGCGTGTGCGGCGGGGGCCGCGAAGAGCATGACGGCGCCGGTGAACAGGGCCGCCAGGGACAAGCCGGTTCTCAGAGATCTCATTGCGGGTGCCTCCGAAAGTTTCGGTTGTGCAACCGATTGGCTTCGGAGGAGTGTGGGGCGGCCGACCCCACTCGTCAATACGTCACCTTCCGGCCACCGGCGTCACGTGGTGGGCGGTGCCGTACTGCTCCGCACCACCAGGCTCGTCGCCAGTTCCACCCGCCGTGCCGCCGAGGTCTCCTGCTCGCGCCCGAGGTCGAGCACCAGCTTGGCCGCCGCCTCGGCCATCTCGGTGAGGGGCTGTCGTACGGTCGTCAGCGGCGGGCCGACCCAGCGCGCCACCGGCAGATCGTCGAAGCCGACCACGCTCAGGTCCTCCGGGATGCGCAACCCGAGTTCGCGCGCGGCCTCGTAGAGACCGAGGGCCTGGAGGTCGTTGCCGGCGAAGACGGCGGTGGGCCGGTCCGGGCGGCGCAGCAGCTCAAGGCCCAGCCGGTAGCCGGCCTCGTGGTGG from Streptomyces sp. NBC_01288 carries:
- a CDS encoding endo-1,4-beta-xylanase — protein: MRSLRTGLSLAALFTGAVMLFAAPAAHAADTPLRDLAAAKGKVIGTAVTGSKLTGTYGDIAGGQFSSLTPGNAMKWETVEPTRGSFNWSEADQIVAFAQAHNQQVRGHTLVWHSQNPSWLTNGTWTSAQLSSLLQNHISTEVGRYKGEITAWDVVNEPFNEDGTYRSTLWYNGLGANYIAQALTWAHAADPAAKLYINDYNVEGVNAKSTALYNLVKSLKTAGVPIDGVGLQAHLILGQVPSTLQQNIQRFADLGVDVAITELDVRMALPADATKLAQQKADFKSVMAACVAVTRCVNVTVWGFTDSDSWVDSTFPGYGAATPYDANYAPKPAYYGLSEALGGTTTTPPPTGACSATYSVGSQWNTGFTGQVTIACSGASLSSWKATWTYGAGQQITQAWNATCTQSGTAVSCANASYNGTVPDGGSVTFGFNASWSGSNPVPVVTLG
- a CDS encoding LCP family protein translates to MTDTENVDEDRRVGRRSRVLKIAGLTLAGALVLGVATAGWAYWHLNSNIKSVDIDSALGTDRPAKAVTTPSAAASASAVPVPTGSLNILVLGSDSRSGKENKALGGGDSSGARSDTAMVVHIDAGRKKATIVSIPRDTLVTRPSCPLSSGGSTSVAYNAMFNTAYSVGGPVCAVKTVESITGVRMDHYIEIDFAGFAKLVNALGGVTVTTTQDIDDDDSHLHLKKGTHHLNGKQALALARTRHGIGDGSDLGRIGLQQMLVKALLTQISTHDLLTDPTKLYEVTDAVTDSLTTDTGLDSLSELISLGQSLKSLSADAVTTVTMPNVTAPSDPNRVVAKEPAASDLWESLR